In a genomic window of Spirosoma agri:
- a CDS encoding alkaline phosphatase translates to MINQFFFTSLLWLSSCYVARAQSPITYSPEQAHSHNDYEQTIPFWQAYDQQFGSIEADIYARDGRLYVAHDSANILPNRSLEALYINPIVEKVRANKGKIYAKSGYGLQWLIDLKTPARLSLPLLVQALSTYPDVFGKGGPVKVVVSGNVPPPNQFSQYPDWIQFDGRPDVSYTPDQLAHVGLISQDFTRYTRWNGKGLIVKKERSAIQDVVQRVHQLGKKIRFWATPDNVNTWKSLMNLGVDYINTDQIAPLGHFLSLRKTAEYQNPTPHTLYQPTYRNNDSRSRVRNVILLIGDGMGLAQIYAGLTANRGDLNLAKLLNVGFSKTSAADTYITDSAAGGTAMATGQKTNNRAIGVDSTGKALPAIPTLIKKWNMVSGLISAGAITDATPAAFYAHQPDRMFEREIAADFLRNPVQILIGGGSRYFREEKVLDTLQRNGYQVGTQFSQLESLKPPFVLLDDQSVVAISKGRPDFLTKSLQKTMHDLQKTKAGFFVMAEGAQIDYGGHANDVRYVVQEMLDFDRAIGEAIRFADSNGETLVVITADHETGGLSLLDGNLSRGYVDGNFSTNDHSGVMVPVFAYGPHSLDFRGVYENTEIQRKIMTILRTYHATKN, encoded by the coding sequence ATGATAAACCAGTTTTTCTTCACCAGTCTCCTCTGGCTAAGTAGCTGCTATGTGGCCCGTGCGCAGTCACCGATTACCTACTCACCCGAACAGGCTCACTCCCACAACGACTACGAGCAAACCATCCCGTTCTGGCAGGCCTACGATCAGCAGTTTGGCTCCATAGAAGCGGACATTTATGCCCGCGATGGCCGGCTCTACGTCGCCCATGACTCTGCCAATATTCTCCCCAACCGCAGTCTGGAGGCTTTGTATATCAATCCAATCGTCGAAAAAGTACGGGCCAACAAGGGCAAAATCTATGCTAAATCCGGCTACGGTCTGCAATGGCTGATCGACCTGAAAACACCCGCCCGGTTGTCGTTGCCCTTGCTCGTGCAGGCGTTGAGTACGTATCCAGACGTTTTTGGCAAAGGAGGACCGGTGAAGGTGGTCGTCAGTGGTAACGTGCCCCCACCCAATCAGTTCAGTCAGTATCCGGACTGGATTCAGTTCGATGGTCGGCCCGATGTTTCCTACACGCCCGACCAGCTGGCGCACGTGGGTCTGATCAGTCAGGATTTTACGCGCTATACCCGCTGGAATGGCAAAGGATTGATCGTCAAAAAGGAGCGATCCGCTATTCAGGACGTTGTTCAGCGCGTGCATCAGCTAGGTAAAAAAATCCGGTTCTGGGCAACACCCGATAACGTCAACACCTGGAAATCGCTGATGAACCTGGGTGTCGATTACATCAATACCGATCAGATCGCTCCGCTTGGGCACTTCCTGAGTCTACGAAAAACGGCTGAATACCAGAACCCTACGCCACACACTCTTTACCAGCCCACCTACCGTAACAACGACAGCCGGAGTCGTGTCAGAAACGTAATTCTGCTCATTGGCGACGGGATGGGGCTGGCTCAGATTTATGCGGGTCTGACCGCCAACCGGGGAGACCTGAACCTGGCCAAACTACTGAACGTTGGCTTCTCCAAGACCAGTGCCGCCGATACCTACATCACCGATTCAGCCGCCGGAGGAACGGCCATGGCGACCGGACAGAAAACGAACAACCGCGCGATTGGGGTTGATTCGACCGGAAAGGCGCTACCGGCTATTCCAACGCTCATTAAAAAGTGGAACATGGTCAGTGGCCTTATTTCGGCGGGGGCCATTACCGATGCGACCCCAGCTGCTTTTTATGCCCACCAGCCTGACCGGATGTTCGAACGGGAAATTGCGGCTGACTTTCTGCGTAATCCCGTGCAGATTCTGATTGGTGGCGGCTCCCGCTATTTTCGGGAGGAGAAGGTGCTGGATACGCTCCAGCGCAACGGCTATCAGGTGGGCACCCAGTTTAGCCAGCTGGAAAGCCTGAAACCACCTTTTGTGCTGCTCGATGATCAGTCTGTGGTAGCGATCAGCAAAGGACGACCGGATTTCCTGACAAAGAGCCTGCAAAAAACGATGCACGATCTTCAGAAAACGAAGGCAGGCTTTTTCGTCATGGCCGAAGGGGCGCAGATTGATTACGGTGGACACGCGAATGATGTCCGGTATGTCGTGCAGGAAATGCTCGACTTTGACCGGGCGATCGGCGAGGCTATTCGGTTTGCCGATTCAAATGGTGAAACGCTGGTTGTCATCACAGCTGACCATGAAACAGGTGGCCTGAGTCTGCTGGATGGCAACCTGTCCCGCGGCTACGTCGACGGTAATTTCAGCACCAATGATCATTCGGGCGTTATGGTCCCCGTTTTCGCTTACGGACCTCATTCGCTGGATTTTCGAGGTGTCTACGAAAACACCGAAATTCAGCGAAAAATCATGACCATTCTGCGGACCTACCACGCCACTAAAAACTAG
- a CDS encoding chemotaxis protein CheB produces MTPPRPFFVVAIGVAAGGYFPLWEFFEQIPPDSGIAFVIIHHSNQDYNSIADTLLARHTAMPIHWATEQQRVKPNHVYLLPQHKHMTISKGHLHIQGVEDQHQNQWPIDGFFRSLANEKKEQAIGILLSGAGSDGTLGAIQIHDHQGMMMVQDPKTALFASMPQSAIIKDHPDEVLSPKRLAEVLLAFVAPKDPLLPQADTRKT; encoded by the coding sequence ATGACACCCCCCCGTCCTTTTTTTGTTGTAGCAATTGGTGTCGCAGCTGGCGGCTATTTTCCGCTCTGGGAGTTTTTTGAGCAGATTCCGCCCGACTCCGGAATCGCCTTTGTTATTATTCACCACTCAAATCAGGACTACAACAGCATTGCGGATACACTACTGGCCAGACATACGGCTATGCCCATTCATTGGGCGACCGAACAGCAGCGAGTTAAGCCTAATCACGTTTACTTGCTGCCGCAACACAAGCACATGACCATCAGTAAAGGCCATCTTCATATACAGGGGGTAGAAGACCAACATCAAAACCAGTGGCCAATCGATGGCTTCTTTCGCTCGTTGGCGAACGAAAAAAAGGAACAGGCAATCGGAATCCTGTTGTCCGGGGCAGGTTCCGATGGTACATTGGGCGCGATTCAGATTCATGATCATCAGGGTATGATGATGGTACAGGACCCGAAGACCGCGCTTTTCGCCAGTATGCCGCAATCCGCGATCATCAAGGATCACCCTGACGAGGTTCTGTCCCCCAAACGACTGGCCGAAGTGTTGCTGGCTTTTGTCGCCCCCAAAGACCCGTTGCTTCCGCAGGCAGATACCCGCAAAACGTAG
- a CDS encoding HAD-IA family hydrolase: MIPINIMRYKLIIFDFDGTLADTFPYFLRTINTLATTYNFPAIEPEEVEQLRGLDARQLMKRANLPAWKIPVIASSFMQRMAQDIDQIRLFDGIPELLTTIASQGVQLAIVSSNSEENIRRVLGPDCASLITYYGCGSSLFGKHHKFKRAMAKSGVTPNETLCIGDEVRDIEAAQEAAIAIGAVTWGYTRPDVLATYTGVALFHTTNDIIRMALGHHVRN, encoded by the coding sequence ATGATTCCTATCAACATCATGCGCTATAAATTGATCATTTTCGATTTTGACGGTACACTAGCCGACACATTTCCTTATTTTCTGCGTACGATCAATACCTTGGCGACTACCTACAATTTTCCAGCAATCGAGCCCGAAGAGGTGGAGCAACTGCGTGGACTCGACGCCCGGCAGCTGATGAAGCGCGCCAACTTACCAGCCTGGAAAATTCCTGTCATTGCCAGTTCATTTATGCAACGGATGGCGCAGGATATCGATCAGATTCGTCTATTCGATGGTATACCTGAACTGTTGACAACGATAGCTAGCCAGGGCGTCCAGCTGGCCATCGTCAGTTCGAACAGCGAAGAGAATATACGCCGGGTGCTTGGTCCCGACTGTGCCTCGTTGATTACCTACTATGGGTGCGGCTCTTCGCTGTTTGGTAAACACCATAAATTTAAACGAGCGATGGCGAAGAGTGGCGTTACACCCAATGAAACGCTCTGCATAGGCGATGAAGTTCGGGATATCGAAGCGGCTCAGGAAGCGGCAATCGCTATTGGCGCGGTAACCTGGGGCTATACAAGACCTGATGTGCTGGCAACTTACACAGGTGTTGCCTTGTTCCATACAACGAATGATATTATACGAATGGCACTTGGGCACCACGTGAGAAACTAA
- a CDS encoding LytR/AlgR family response regulator transcription factor, with amino-acid sequence MKPSFAAGVRQKVEISSIIAITGDVNYSYVYLANGQCQFHSRTLKWLQDRYPSLLRIHKSYLINLNHVTHYSLSRGRSPHGYVVMENDLKLSVSRRNVELVRELLNKTPGRAQLISVN; translated from the coding sequence ATGAAACCTTCTTTTGCCGCTGGCGTTCGTCAAAAGGTTGAAATTAGCAGTATAATTGCGATTACAGGCGACGTTAATTATAGCTATGTATATCTAGCCAATGGGCAGTGTCAATTTCACAGTCGGACACTGAAATGGCTTCAGGATAGATATCCCTCGCTCCTGCGCATTCACAAGAGCTATTTGATCAATCTGAATCACGTGACACACTATTCGTTAAGCCGGGGAAGAAGTCCACACGGGTATGTCGTTATGGAGAATGATCTGAAGCTGAGCGTATCCCGACGAAACGTAGAACTGGTGCGAGAGTTACTGAATAAGACTCCCGGTCGTGCTCAACTGATCAGCGTGAATTGA
- a CDS encoding ATP-binding protein, which translates to MAQIPVTQVPVPPLPTPIDLQFQYLVDSTNQLTIGQLTNQSNHWKSVGDGTLILGFTTHPVWCRFTVQQARPAAYPYALELTNFYVDSLTLYQSDSLATWQVQYSGDLIPFALRTPSSRFPTVYVSLSGTTPVTFYARVLSTQHHGYQWRIWDRATFITNRLPDIDRYIMFSLAIMLSLFQLALLVFMRHYVVLRSYAQFALVVCLSVFFASGNSNVLFPHSPYWAHTSHFITVGLLLPSLSYYVVQAYQLPQHRPRLVWVYVGFGSLGILYAVLSLFVRHPYITWVIIAALAIMMGFTLLLLLVLFFSGIRPAIWNVLALVLTLPIYTYFYGRNAGFFPGSMHEETLKFLLMLCFALEPVFVVIMLWQATRERVQAANRLTIEQAHRETIQALDRLRTDFFTNVSHELRTPVTLLLGPVQTLHTRFPDNELYALMYRNATRLQTLINQLLDLAKLDANQMRNLPTAGDLADHMHSWITQFDALAQKRSITLTVRQNQANWLALYDADKVEKIVTNLLSNALKHTPDGGVITVKALYSTTGLTLEVEDTGAGMDAEVLAHLFDRFYQGAKTNRLEAGTGVGLSLTYELVQLLGGTITVNSQLGKGSLFCVSLPVEKSTGYPLGNEFGPSIHQPTINKSLERELIESVGTLPAEAAFSSEEFSNEREPEKPLLLVVEDDYDLRTYIRMTLTPYYAVLEAVDGQQGLEMALDAQPDLIITDLMMPRLDGLDLCRALRADCRTDHIPLIMLTAKVTIENRLAGLETGADEYLTKPFIPAELILRLQNIRRRQAALQTRWQQTVAGLSLSSAIRSPDNQRTPDPLPDELPNFLKQVYAILEQHLDQSDLDVDYLADALSLGSRTLNRKLKVVLGLNTRETIRSYRLQRGSDMLEQGVSPTQVAYAVGFGSLSAFGRAYKEQYGHAPSARQRS; encoded by the coding sequence GTGGCTCAGATTCCTGTGACCCAAGTGCCGGTTCCACCATTACCAACGCCGATTGATTTACAGTTTCAATACTTGGTCGACTCGACCAATCAGCTTACCATCGGGCAACTCACGAATCAATCGAACCACTGGAAATCCGTTGGCGACGGCACCCTGATTCTGGGCTTTACAACGCATCCCGTCTGGTGCCGCTTTACCGTACAGCAGGCCAGACCGGCTGCCTATCCCTATGCCCTGGAACTGACCAACTTTTACGTCGATAGTTTAACGCTCTATCAGTCCGATTCCCTCGCGACATGGCAGGTTCAGTACTCCGGCGATCTGATTCCGTTTGCGTTGAGGACTCCTTCCTCGCGCTTTCCCACGGTATACGTGTCACTCTCTGGAACGACGCCTGTAACCTTTTACGCCCGTGTTCTATCGACACAGCACCACGGCTATCAGTGGCGGATCTGGGATCGGGCTACGTTCATCACGAATCGATTACCTGATATAGACCGCTATATCATGTTTTCGCTGGCGATCATGCTGTCATTATTCCAGCTGGCGTTGCTGGTATTCATGCGTCACTATGTCGTACTTCGTTCCTACGCTCAGTTTGCGCTGGTCGTTTGCCTGAGTGTTTTTTTTGCGTCGGGGAATTCGAATGTTTTGTTTCCTCACTCGCCTTACTGGGCTCACACGAGCCACTTTATTACCGTTGGGCTTCTGTTGCCCTCCCTGTCCTACTATGTGGTACAAGCCTATCAGCTACCCCAGCACAGGCCCCGGCTGGTCTGGGTCTACGTGGGGTTTGGTAGTTTAGGGATTCTCTATGCGGTGCTTAGTCTGTTTGTGCGCCATCCCTACATCACCTGGGTAATAATAGCTGCGCTGGCGATCATGATGGGATTTACGCTGCTGCTGCTGCTCGTTCTGTTCTTCAGTGGCATTCGACCGGCTATCTGGAATGTACTGGCGCTGGTGCTGACGTTGCCGATCTACACCTATTTTTACGGAAGAAATGCCGGGTTTTTTCCTGGCTCGATGCACGAGGAAACGCTTAAATTTCTGTTGATGCTCTGTTTTGCCCTAGAACCGGTTTTCGTGGTGATCATGCTTTGGCAGGCTACCCGCGAACGCGTTCAGGCGGCCAACCGGCTAACCATCGAACAGGCACACCGCGAAACTATCCAGGCGCTCGACCGGCTCAGAACGGACTTTTTTACTAATGTCTCCCACGAACTTCGCACGCCGGTTACCTTACTGCTAGGGCCTGTACAAACCTTGCATACCCGCTTCCCGGACAACGAGTTATATGCGCTCATGTATCGTAATGCAACCCGGCTCCAGACACTCATCAATCAGTTGCTCGATCTGGCAAAGCTGGATGCCAATCAGATGCGCAACCTGCCCACCGCGGGTGACCTGGCCGATCACATGCACAGCTGGATTACCCAGTTCGACGCCCTGGCGCAAAAGCGATCAATAACCCTAACCGTACGGCAAAACCAAGCCAATTGGCTTGCTTTGTATGACGCTGATAAGGTTGAAAAGATTGTGACGAACCTGCTTAGCAATGCTCTCAAACACACGCCAGACGGCGGAGTCATTACGGTAAAGGCTCTGTACAGCACAACAGGGCTGACGCTGGAGGTGGAAGATACAGGCGCAGGGATGGACGCCGAAGTGCTGGCTCATCTGTTCGATCGGTTTTATCAGGGGGCAAAGACCAATCGATTGGAGGCCGGTACGGGCGTAGGATTGTCACTAACCTACGAACTGGTCCAATTGCTCGGAGGGACTATTACGGTGAACAGCCAACTGGGTAAAGGGTCATTATTCTGCGTGTCGCTCCCCGTTGAAAAAAGCACGGGTTATCCACTAGGTAATGAGTTCGGGCCATCTATCCACCAGCCGACAATCAATAAATCCCTTGAGCGTGAGTTGATCGAGAGCGTGGGAACACTACCAGCTGAGGCTGCTTTCTCGAGCGAAGAGTTCAGTAACGAACGTGAGCCTGAGAAGCCGTTGTTGTTAGTGGTCGAAGATGATTATGACTTGCGTACCTACATACGTATGACCTTAACGCCATACTATGCTGTCCTTGAAGCCGTCGATGGCCAGCAGGGGCTGGAGATGGCCCTCGATGCCCAACCCGATTTGATCATCACCGACCTGATGATGCCCCGGCTTGATGGACTGGACTTATGCCGTGCGTTGCGCGCCGATTGTCGTACCGATCACATTCCGCTGATCATGCTTACCGCCAAGGTGACCATCGAGAATCGGCTGGCAGGTTTAGAAACGGGTGCCGATGAATATCTGACCAAGCCGTTCATACCAGCCGAGTTGATACTGCGGTTGCAAAATATACGCCGTAGACAGGCGGCCCTGCAAACGCGCTGGCAACAAACAGTCGCTGGTCTGTCGCTCAGTTCAGCGATCCGTTCACCGGATAATCAGCGAACGCCTGACCCGCTCCCCGATGAGTTACCCAACTTTTTGAAGCAGGTCTATGCGATTCTGGAGCAACATCTCGACCAGTCCGACTTAGATGTGGACTATCTGGCCGATGCATTATCCCTCGGTAGCCGTACGCTCAATCGTAAGCTCAAAGTAGTACTGGGCCTGAACACCAGGGAAACGATTCGGTCGTACCGACTCCAACGAGGTAGCGACATGCTGGAGCAGGGTGTATCACCGACTCAGGTGGCTTATGCGGTGGGTTTTGGAAGCTTATCAGCTTTTGGGAGAGCCTACAAAGAGCAATATGGTCATGCTCCTTCGGCCAGACAACGCTCGTGA